Proteins co-encoded in one Corynebacterium tuberculostearicum genomic window:
- the grpE gene encoding nucleotide exchange factor GrpE, with translation MTQDSGMPQNPGDPENTDPEATSADRAEAAAEQAEEAQAAQEAQADATEEAELDPSLDADLEEALADVNADEVEAEAAGEEPAGAGVSDVEAQLAERTEDLQRLNAEYTNYRRRTERDRQAVIETAKAKVIADFLPVLDDLELADEHGDLEGPLKAFADKLQDTLAKHELAAFGQEGDAFDPEIHEAVQDLSSGDEQVLGTVLRKGYRVGERLVRNAMVIIADPSDEAGSSEDSE, from the coding sequence ATGACTCAGGACAGCGGAATGCCGCAAAACCCAGGCGACCCGGAAAACACGGATCCGGAGGCTACCTCGGCTGACCGCGCTGAGGCTGCCGCCGAGCAGGCTGAGGAGGCCCAGGCCGCGCAAGAAGCGCAGGCTGATGCCACCGAAGAAGCCGAGCTGGATCCCTCTCTCGATGCTGACCTCGAAGAAGCGCTGGCAGATGTCAACGCTGATGAGGTAGAGGCCGAAGCCGCGGGCGAAGAGCCCGCGGGCGCCGGCGTTAGCGATGTGGAAGCACAGTTGGCAGAACGCACGGAGGACCTGCAGCGTCTGAATGCGGAATACACCAACTACCGCCGCCGCACCGAGCGTGACCGCCAAGCCGTCATCGAGACCGCCAAGGCCAAGGTCATCGCAGATTTTCTGCCTGTCCTTGATGACCTGGAACTGGCCGATGAACACGGTGACTTGGAAGGCCCTCTCAAGGCGTTTGCGGATAAGCTCCAGGACACTCTGGCAAAGCACGAACTCGCGGCCTTCGGTCAAGAGGGCGATGCCTTCGACCCGGAGATCCACGAGGCCGTGCAGGATTTGTCCTCAGGTGATGAACAGGTGCTCGGTACCGTGCTGCGCAAGGGTTACCGCGTGGGCGAGAGGTTGGTACGCAATGCCATGGTCATCATCGCGGACCCCAGCGATGAGGCCGGCAGCTCGGAAGATTCCGAATAA